The sequence ACAACTCTTCCGCGAAATCAGAAGCTCTATAATTGTCATCAACTCATCGTCGAGAAACTCAATGGAAGTGGAACACTCAGTGAAAGCCTCGAGGATCTCAAGCAAACAATTGCTTCCTATAATGCTTCCCAAGATCCTGAAAAACTCTCACAAATACTTGCAAGCTATGCTGGACAGAGCTGGTTCGCACTCTTCGAGATCAATGATAATTCCATAAAGACCTCAACTACAACTGCATCGTGAACGACAGGAACTGGCACAAACTAAAGAAAACCTCCCAAATTATGGGAGGTATTTTATAGCCTCTCGGAATTGATTCGCACGATCCAGATAATCCCGAAAAAGTCCAAAACTCGCGCATCCTGGAGATATCATAAGTACATCATTTTTCTCTCATCAAGCATAGAGCCAATTCACGGCATCTAGCATGGAATCCGTCGCAATATACGGAATATTTTCTTGCTCAGCAATATGGATAAATTGCTCTTTCGTAGCACCGATACAAGCCATTGCTTTGACTCGCTCATGGAACTTCGGAGCAAGATGTCCGAAAGAATCTCACTTATCTGAACCACCGACAATGAGAAGAAGATTTTTCGTTTCGCCGTATGAACCAAGTGCCGCCTCGAGACTCTGACTCGAAGTAGACTTCGAATCTTCGACAAAAATAATTCCATTTTTTTCTCCGATTTTCTCGAGTCGATGTGAGAGTCCTGTAATCTCGGAAAAATACATCTTCATCCGCTTCGAGCAGATTCTCATCTCATTCGCGAGAAGCCCTACCGAGAGGAGATTCATCGCATTATGGAATCCAGTGAAGTGGGTCTCAGAAAGTATATATTTTTTTCGTCCGGAGATGATGATATCCTCTCCATTAGTTCTGTCTTGTGTATTGTCATCGCGAACGGAGTGTGGCGATCCAGCAAAAAAATTATGATTCCCTATTGTTTCCTGGATTGCTTCATTCCTCGCAATGACAGGGGCAAATATCCTCACATTTTCTGGAAGCTCAACATTGAGTCATTTTTCACGAGCAAATTCGAGAATCTGTGCATTGAGAATGGATTTTTTCACAGTATGTTTCACGAGATTCATCTTCGCATCGATATATTCCTGGAGGTCGCGATGCCAGTTCAGATGATCGGACTTCAGATTCGTGAATATTGTATACGTAGACTGGAATGTTCGTATGGCGTAGGTCATAAAGCTCGACATTTCGACGACGATAATTCCTTTTTTTTCTCCTGACTCGAGAATTTCTCGAACGGTTGCTGAAAAAGGGATATCGAAATTCCCGGAAAGATACACGCTTTTCTTGCCAAAAAATTCCTTTTGGAGTATATTGTAAGCAATCCACGAAGTGGTAGATTTCCCATCAGTTCCCGTGATCGAGACAATCTCGAACTTCTTCGGGAGAAACTGATAAGCAAAATCAAGCTCCGCAAGAATCTTGCCTGTCGCATAGATTCGGTGCATCCCAGGAATTCCTGGCGATGGGATGATGACATCATACTTCTCGAAAGAAGTAACAGCATCACTATCGTCGATCATCTCATACGGGATGTTTTGGTACTCACAGAGCTTCGCTACCGCTTGCCCAACTTTATTTTTTCAGTAGATACAGTACATATGACTATTGGATTTACATTATCCACAACTATATGAAAGAGTGCACGAATTGCAATCTATCTTAGAAATGATCTCTTTTTGACTACCTGAGTCCAACAAGCCCTTGATACAGCAAGAAAACGATCTCCTCAAGAATATATTGAGAAGGTGGCAAAAATATCAGAGTCTATTCTCATGCTGGAAGACCAGGAAAGTATTATGAAAGCTTGTGACCAATATTTTCATGGAACCATCAAGGAAAGTTTGAAGAGTTTCTTTCAAGATCACCCTACATGTTGGCCAGATCTACAAAGAAAGGTACATAAATACGTCAGACTAGATTCACGCGGTATATATAGTATTGGTCAGGATGAGAGTGTACAGATAAGTAGAATATTTCTTATACGAGATAGAAAGGCTGATAGTGGACCAAAAATACGAACAGCCATTGATTCTCTCCTCAAGAATCAAGAATTTCTTGCTTTTTGTTCGAAACAACCATCACTTTTGGATTCTAGTGGATACTCTCTCGCTCAAATACCAAACAACAAGAAAAGACAAACATATACAAAATATATCCGACAAGCACTCATCCAGAATATTGCCTGATGTGATGACTCAAATATACAGGAACATTATACTCAAATATATCGAAAAATACTCAAATGGATTCCTCTCGTATATTGAGAAGAAAATGGAATATATCAAGAATTGATGTCATGTGATACCATAGAAAAACTCGCAAAGAAAATCGCCGATGTAATGAGTAATGAAAAACATTCTCACTATGGACGACGAAGAGAAAATGCTGCACGTATTCTTCAAGCATTTTTTGCGTGGGGAAACCTTGAAGAAATCGAAAACCTCATCAATAAAGCCCAGGAAGCAGTAAAACCAGAAAATATGATCCCTGTCTTCAAAAGAATGTGAATAACGGTAAACAAAGAAATGATTACTCAAAAGGAAGATGATGGTACCATACTCTATGAATATCCTTTGCAAAAGAATGGTAAGAAATTCACACTCTACTGGCGAGCTAAAACACTTCTCAGTATCCTCCAAAAACTTGCAGAAAATGAAGACTACACCAATGCAGATAGTATCCGGGATCTTGTAGGGATGAGTCTAATACAAGAAGATTCCTCATGAGATTCTCTCAATGAAACGGTTCAGATTGTAAAGTGAGTTAAGCAAGCTATGCCAAATTTTTGATACATTACCACAAACCGTACATTTTTTTCCGAACAGCAAATCCAAAACATTTTCACAAAGTGACAAAGTCAGAAACTTCCTCTCGATGCAAAGAATGTATCTAATGCTACTACAAACCCGAATCTTAACAATTTTTCTGTTTCTTGATTCTTGGAATATGGTGGAGAAATCAATGCCCTTTGAAGTGAACTACAAGTTCTGACTCGAGAAGCGTATAACTGGAAAAAGAATGAAGATGGATATTTTAAAGGAAAAGGCATTACTGAGCTAAGAATGCGTGCTTCAAAATTCGATACGTTTCGTGGATTATATCGAGCATTTGATAAACGTATAGCATCATCAAAGCTCGATAGAATCCGTTCCTATCTTTGACAAGATTCACGGAAACCTTTCCGTATCAATGAACTCATTATGAAGTATATAGATGAAGGATGGCTTATCCCTTATGTCGTCAATGGGGCACTCATATTTACCAATAAAGAGAAAGAAATATTTTTGAATCGATGGCTTGCTCATGGAAAATTTTATAAAATCCAAAAACACTCAGAAGACTCTCATAAGACAGAAGAAAAGGTTTCATATAAAGAATTAATGAAATATTTACAGAATTTTCAATTATAATAACCCCTTCCTCTCCATCCACCCTCTAAACTTCTTCGCTGACTCCACCCCTGGATCAATAATGACTGGGGGCTTATTATTGTGGACATTTTGCCACGCTCGATGTACTGAGTCCTCGAGGAGAGGATAGTGCGTACATCCGAGCACGAGTGACTCAATATCCGGAGAAAAATGCTTCAAATATTCATGAAGCAGAAAATCAATCTCTTCTCACTCAATAATCCCCTGCTCTATCAACGGAACAAGCCCTGGTGCTGCGATTTCTTCGATATGGATGGTATTGTCTGTGATATGAACACGCTCTTTGTAGCCACGAATACGCACAGTCGCTTCTGTCGCGAGAACTCCCACTTTCTTGTGTCCCAGTTCGAGAATCTTCTCAGATCCTGGTATCATCACTCCGAGGATATGTCTCCCTGGGAAAACCTCTCTTTGAAGCCAGCGAAGTGCGTGGACACTCGCTGTATTGCAAGCAATAATCACCACATCAGCTCATTTATCGAAAAGTTTTTCTACTCCCTTTTTCGTCAGCGCGCGAATCTCATCTCCGCTTTTTTCTCCGTATGGAGCATTCTCGCGGTCCATCTCGAGGATCATCGAAATATCTGGAAATTCCTTCTGGAATGCTTCCATCACCACCTTTCCACCGAGTCATGAATCGAAAAATCAGAGAATCATTTTAGAGTTGAATTTTGAGAAGTTCTGGAATTATTGCTATCATTTCCAAAACCTCTTGCCGAGTAAATTCCTGCTTCTGCTCGCGTTCCAGATCATAAATCCAACTCAAACTATTCAGTTGAGAAAATGGTATAGAAATATCGGCAAGACCGATTCAGTATTTTTCGAGAATATGACGAGTATCTTTACCGATTCAGTTCCATATATCCGAGTCATTTGCAGCAGGTACAGTAATGATATTTAGTATATTTGCTTGTACTAATCAAGAAATCTTTGGATTTTCATGAACTTTCTGTGCTTCTCATTTTGCATATTGTTCCAGAATCATCTTTTCCAGAGCAAGATATAATTCTCATTCATTACATGCAAATAAATATCTCTTCAAAATTTCTTTTCTATATAATCCCATTACCCATTCATCTACCGGTCATCATCTGTTCACAATGAATTCCATTCTCTTGATAAATGATTGTTCTTGTTCCGAACTATGTTCAATAAAAAGAATCCTTCTTAACATACAATAAAATCAGGTTATTCACCTGATTTTATAAGAAAGATGTATTTTATCAACTATTTCTTGAGTCCTACGAAGAGATTTGCATTTTTCCCAAGTCCTGTACGACCAACTGCAAGTATGAGAATACGAGACACCCACATGGCTGTAAAGAGTGAGAGGAGGATACCAAGACCGAGCATCAGACCAAAACCCTTGATGAGGGAAATTCCGAACATATAGAGAATCACGGCAGAAGTGAAAGATGTGATATGTGAATCCCAGATAGCTGTCCACGATTTGTCGAAACCAAGAATGACTGACTTTTCGAGAGTATGACCTTCACGAAGAGCTTCCTTCATACGCTCAAAAATGAGAATATTCGCATCGATAGCAAGACCAATAGAGAGAATCACACCAGCAATAGAAGCAAGAGTGAGAACCACTCCGAACGCTTTGATAAGAGCGACGAGAATGAGTGAATATATCACCAATGCTATGCCAGCAAGAAGTCCAGAAACATGGTAGAAAATCGTGAGAAACACTACGATTGCAGCCAGTCCGATAAGACCTGCTATAAGAATCTCATGCAGTGCATTTTGTCCGATTTTTGCATCTATCGTTCGCTCAGAAGTGAGATAAATCGGAGCTGGAACGATACCAGTGGTGATATTGTTCGCGAGTTCTTGTGCCGAAGCAATCGTATAATCACCAGTGATAACTGCACGTCCATCAGGAATCACCGACTGAACTGTTGGAGCTGTGAGCAGTTGCCCACCAACGAAGATAGCAATAGGCTTTCCGATGAGACGTTTTGTGAGTTCTGCAAAAATTTTCTTTCCTTCATCATTGAAGATGAGATCTACTTGAGGCTTTCCTGCCTGAGTAAAGGAAATACCAGCACGAGTAAGATATTTATCATTGAGTACTTTTCCATCAGCAGTTTTCGCTGGAGTCCACTCACTTGGACGCTGATCTACGAAAATCACTCCATAAGAATATTCCTTCTTTGTACTTCCAGATTCACTCGTAATGCCATAAAGTTCGACGACAGCATATCCAGGATCTCCGATTTTTGTGAGATTCCCGTCAGAACCAGTTCCATATCGTTCATTCGTGAGAGTTGTGACAACTCCAGTACGATGTGGAAATTGGGCAATAGATTCATATCCATCGAATCGTGCTTCAGAAGGTAGATCAGAACCTGTTCCGATAAAGAACCCGACATTCTCATATTGGTCACGATACTTCGCACCTACAGTCGCAAATGGACTTTTCTGAAGTTCGAGAAGAATATTGTCCGCAAGAGTTTTTCGTTCTGCACGATCTGCTTCAGTGATTTCTTTTTTCTCCTCGCGGAACTCGAGTTGCACGACTTTTCCGATAGTGTCTTTTGCTCGTGCAATATCATCCGCGCTCTTTTTCTGTTTTTCTTCTTCAGAAATATTTCCATAATCCTGTGTCGGAATCTGAACAATAATATGAGATTCTCCACCATAATTCGCTGTTTGAATCGTTGGTTCAGCGAGACCAAGACTGTTTACACGCTTATCGATGATAGTCTTCAGTGAATCGACAACACTCGTTTCATTCACTGTCGTTTTTGCGTTCTTATTCGCCTCCTTCACGAGGGAAAGATCGACCTTGTAATCGAGCTCCACACCACCATGAAGATCGAGACCATATTTGTATGGTTTGATAAAACTCGGGGTAGACATTCCATAATTATCCCAAGGAAAAAGATAGAGTCCTGATGCAAGTGTCAGAAGAACGATAAGTCCGATACGGAGAGTGAGCTTCATAAAGAATTATGAATTATAAATTATAACAGCAAATAGAAGAATTATGTCATTTTTCTACTATGACTATGCATTATATGCCTTTTGTGTGCGGATTATAAAAAAACTTCTCTTTTTTGCAAGAAAAAAGGAAATATGATAGAGTCATTGCTATCAGGGCATGATTATAGCATTTCATGTAGGAAACGTTACAGTCTTTATTTGTCCAGAATATATTCTCTAAAAACTTGCACACTATGCAATTCATCAACCAAGCTCGTTCGTATGTTCTCGATATTCTCCGAAAATGTGAATATTACCCATATCATAATCCTGCTCATACACTCTGAGTCTATGAACGTGCTACATATCTCGCACTTGCAGAAAATATCGAAGGGGAAGATTTCGAAGATCTTCAGCTTGCTTGTCTTTTTCATGACACTGGCTTCACAGAACAATACAACAAAAATGAGTTTATCGGTGCAAGAATTGCTCGTCGTTGGCTCGAATCTCACGGACACCCAGAAAAAAGAATCGAAAAAATCGAAGGTCTTATCATGGCAACGGTTCTCTTCTCTGAACCAAAAACACACCTCGAAAAGATCATCCAAGATGCCGATCTCGACAATATCGGAACAAAACATGAATTTTATTTCTCTCAGCGACTTCTCGAAGAAATCAGGACAATCGGTCGTGTAGATATCTCTGATGGTGCCTACTGGCAATTCGTATACACACTTCTCACTCGCTACAAGTTCCATACCAAGACTGCAAAAAAGGAACGTCATGAACAACAAATTCGAGACATCGAACATATGGAAAAATTCCTTTCTATGATTGGTGTCGAGATTCCATCCATCGAGAGTAGTACTATGCATCAAGTATAGAAAACTCCAAAAAAACTTTTGACAAATAATCCAGCACGTATAATATGTACGTGCTAATTTTTTAATCTTTTTGAGAAATTAGTTTTTCTTTTATACTCTTCTTACTTTTTAACTTTTCTATTTATTATGAGCCTCTCTCATGACATGATCGAAAAGATCACCCCACTCTCCGACCGTGTCCTCCTGAAGCCCGTCGAGGCGGACAAGGTAACCGCGTCAGGTATAATCCTTCCTGACTCAGCAAACAAGGAACGCCCATCTCTCTACGAGGTTATCGCTGTTGGCCCAGGTCGCACCGACAAGAATGGTGTCGAAATAAAAACCGACCTCAAGAAGTGAGATCGGGTTATCAGCGGACAATACTCTGGTGATGATGTGAAAATCGGAGATACTACGTATAAGATTGTAGCATTTGAGTATATTTTGGCGAAAATAAACTAGTTTTTTCTTTCCAAAAATATATCGATGAATTTCCTTCCTGTTTTCTTGCATATTCATTGAGCACAGGGTCAATTATCAGATAATTTAGGATAACCAAAAGTATGTTCCCCATTCTTGGAAAATCATACCAATGTAGGTGGATTCATCTGACAATTATCATTATGATTCCCAATACAGTCTGTACAAGAAAATTCACTAAAGAAATTACGAGCCATGTAATTTAGATTAAGAAAATATAATTTAAAATATAACCATAAATTCTATTATGTCAAAACAAATTCACTTCGGAGATGAAGCTCGTCTCCAGATGTTCTCCGGTATGGAGAAAGTTGCGAAAACGGTTGTCGCAACGATCGGACCCAAGGGTCGCAATGTTATTTTCTCGAAATCATACGGTGCACCACAGGTAACCAACGATGGTGTCACGATAGCGAAAGAGATCGAACTCGAAGACAAAGTCGAGAATATGGGTGCTGATCTCATCAAGGAAGCAGCGAGCCGAACGAACGATGCAGCTGGTGACGGAACTTCTACTGCTACCCTTCTCACCTACGCGATGGTGAAGGAAGGACTTCGTGAGATCCGCTCGGGTATCAATGCGATCGAGCTCAAGAACGGTATGAAAAAAGCAGGTTCCCTCGTTGTAGCCGAACTCGCGAATATGAGCAAGACGCTCAATACTCAGGAAGAAATTGAACAAGTAGCCACTATTTCTGCTCAGGATCATGAAGTAGGAAAAATCATTGCTGATGCGATGGAAAAAGTCGGAAAAGATGGTGTCATCACCGTTGAAGAAGGGAAAACTTTCGGTCTCGAAGTCGAAGTGACTGAAGGTATGAAGTTCGATAATGGGTATATCTCTCCGTATATGATCACGGACGGTGAAAAGATGGAAGGACGCATCAATGATGCTGCTATCCTCATCACCGACAAGAAGATCTCAAGTCTCAAGGATATCCTCGGAGTCCTCGAATCCCTCGCGCAGAGTGGAAAACGCGAACTCGTTATCATCGCGGATGATATCGATGGAGAAGCACTCACGGGAATTATCCTCAACAAGCTCAAGGGAGTTCTCACCGTTCTCGGTATCAAGGCTCCAGGTTTTGGTGACAGAAAAAAAGAAATGCTCAGGGATCTCGCTGTTCTCACTGGTGCAACGCTCATCACTGAAGAGACGGGATACAAACTCGAAAATGCGTCTATCGAACACCTCGGTCATGCGAAGGCAGTTGTCTCAACCAAGGACAATACGACCATCATCGGTGGAGGTGGTGACAAGCATCTCATCAATGCTCGTGTGAATGAGATTCGTAACCAGATATCTATCACAAAATCGGACTACGATAAAGAAAAACTCGCAGAACGTGTCGCGAAACTTGCTGGTGGAATCGCGGTAATCAAGGTCGGGGCTGCGAGTGAAGTCGAGATGAAGGAGAAAAAACTCCGTATCGAAGATGCGCTCAATGCTACCAAGGCTGCCGTCGATGAAGGTATTGTCGCTGGTGGTGGAGTCGCACTTCTGAAGGCATCGAAAGTCCTCGAAACTGCGAAATTCTCTCGCGAAGAAAAAGTCGGAGCTGATATCGTCGCTCGCGCACTCACCTATCCAGTTCGCCAGATTGCCGACAATGCTGGAAAAGAAGGTGCTGTCGTCGTAAATGAGATCTTGAAAAATGGTGATGCACACTATGGATATGATGCAGCAATGGATGAATACAAAGATCTCGTGAAGGCAGGTATCATTGATCCAACCAAGGTAGAACGTTCCGCTCTCGAAAATTCTATCTCTATCGCGGGAATGTTCCTCACGACTGAGGCACTCATCGTCGATGCTCCGAAAAAGGAGGAACCAGCAATGCCTCCAGGTGGTGGAATGGGAGGTATGGGCGGAATGGGAATGTACTAAATATATATAAATCACATCTTGGACTCTAGAAAATTCCCCTTCTTCG is a genomic window of Candidatus Gracilibacteria bacterium containing:
- the murD gene encoding UDP-N-acetylmuramoyl-L-alanine--D-glutamate ligase — protein: MYCIYGKNKVGQAVAKLCEYQNIPYEMIDDSDAVTSFEKYDVIIPSPGIPGMHRIYATGKILAELDFAYQFLPKKFEIVSITGTDGKSTTSWIAYNILQKEFFGKKSVYLSGNFDIPFSATVREILESGEKKGIIVVEMSSFMTYAIRTFQSTYTIFTNLKSDHLNWHRDLQEYIDAKMNLVKHTVKKSILNAQILEFAREKGLNVELPENVRIFAPVIARNEAIQETIGNHNFFAGSPHSVRDDNTQDRTNGEDIIISGRKKYILSETHFTGFHNAMNLLSVGLLANEMRICSKRMKMYFSEITGLSHRLEKIGEKNGIIFVEDSKSTSSQSLEAALGSYGETKNLLLIVGGSDKGDSFGHLAPKFHERVKAMACIGATKEQFIHIAEQENIPYIATDSMLDAVNWLYAGGEKNDVLMISPGCASFGLFRDYLDRANQFREAIKYLP
- the murI gene encoding glutamate racemase — protein: MILGFFDSGLGGKVVMEAFQKEFPDISMILEMDRENAPYGEKSGDEIRALTKKGVEKLFDKGADVVIIACNTASVHALRWLQREVFPGRHILGVMIPGSEKILELGHKKVGVLATEATVRIRGYKERVHITDNTIHIEEIAAPGLVPLIEQGIIEGEEIDFLLHEYLKHFSPDIESLVLGCTHYPLLEDSVHRAWQNVHNNKPPVIIDPGVESAKKFRGWMERKGLL
- the secD gene encoding protein translocase subunit SecD — protein: MKLTLRIGLIVLLTLASGLYLFPWDNYGMSTPSFIKPYKYGLDLHGGVELDYKVDLSLVKEANKNAKTTVNETSVVDSLKTIIDKRVNSLGLAEPTIQTANYGGESHIIVQIPTQDYGNISEEEKQKKSADDIARAKDTIGKVVQLEFREEKKEITEADRAERKTLADNILLELQKSPFATVGAKYRDQYENVGFFIGTGSDLPSEARFDGYESIAQFPHRTGVVTTLTNERYGTGSDGNLTKIGDPGYAVVELYGITSESGSTKKEYSYGVIFVDQRPSEWTPAKTADGKVLNDKYLTRAGISFTQAGKPQVDLIFNDEGKKIFAELTKRLIGKPIAIFVGGQLLTAPTVQSVIPDGRAVITGDYTIASAQELANNITTGIVPAPIYLTSERTIDAKIGQNALHEILIAGLIGLAAIVVFLTIFYHVSGLLAGIALVIYSLILVALIKAFGVVLTLASIAGVILSIGLAIDANILIFERMKEALREGHTLEKSVILGFDKSWTAIWDSHITSFTSAVILYMFGISLIKGFGLMLGLGILLSLFTAMWVSRILILAVGRTGLGKNANLFVGLKK
- a CDS encoding HD domain-containing protein: MQFINQARSYVLDILRKCEYYPYHNPAHTLGVYERATYLALAENIEGEDFEDLQLACLFHDTGFTEQYNKNEFIGARIARRWLESHGHPEKRIEKIEGLIMATVLFSEPKTHLEKIIQDADLDNIGTKHEFYFSQRLLEEIRTIGRVDISDGAYWQFVYTLLTRYKFHTKTAKKERHEQQIRDIEHMEKFLSMIGVEIPSIESSTMHQV
- a CDS encoding co-chaperone GroES, coding for MSLSHDMIEKITPLSDRVLLKPVEADKVTASGIILPDSANKERPSLYEVIAVGPGRTDKNGVEIKTDLKKGDRVISGQYSGDDVKIGDTTYKIVAFEYILAKIN
- the groL gene encoding chaperonin GroEL (60 kDa chaperone family; promotes refolding of misfolded polypeptides especially under stressful conditions; forms two stacked rings of heptamers to form a barrel-shaped 14mer; ends can be capped by GroES; misfolded proteins enter the barrel where they are refolded when GroES binds), with the protein product MFSGMEKVAKTVVATIGPKGRNVIFSKSYGAPQVTNDGVTIAKEIELEDKVENMGADLIKEAASRTNDAAGDGTSTATLLTYAMVKEGLREIRSGINAIELKNGMKKAGSLVVAELANMSKTLNTQEEIEQVATISAQDHEVGKIIADAMEKVGKDGVITVEEGKTFGLEVEVTEGMKFDNGYISPYMITDGEKMEGRINDAAILITDKKISSLKDILGVLESLAQSGKRELVIIADDIDGEALTGIILNKLKGVLTVLGIKAPGFGDRKKEMLRDLAVLTGATLITEETGYKLENASIEHLGHAKAVVSTKDNTTIIGGGGDKHLINARVNEIRNQISITKSDYDKEKLAERVAKLAGGIAVIKVGAASEVEMKEKKLRIEDALNATKAAVDEGIVAGGGVALLKASKVLETAKFSREEKVGADIVARALTYPVRQIADNAGKEGAVVVNEILKNGDAHYGYDAAMDEYKDLVKAGIIDPTKVERSALENSISIAGMFLTTEALIVDAPKKEEPAMPPGGGMGGMGGMGMY